In one Arenibacter antarcticus genomic region, the following are encoded:
- the pckA gene encoding phosphoenolpyruvate carboxykinase (ATP), with the protein MDSSTSSTKSISLKQYGLINSNIHYQLPPTKLHQISIEKGMGVASSTGALAINTGEFTGRSPLDRFIVRDQITEDKVWWGNVNIPFASDNFDALYDKVINYLDEKELYVRDCFACADEDYKMNIRVINEYPWSNMFAYNMFLRPTAEELVGFEAEWTVINAPGFMADSATDGTRQHNFAILNFSRKIALIGGTGYTGEIKKGIFSALNFILPVYKNCLPMHCSSNVGEDGDTAIFFGLSGTGKTTLSADPNRKLIGDDEHGWTKDNTVFNFEGGCYAKVIHLCEDNEPEIFGAIKKGALLENVILDANGVVDYEDTSITQNTRVSYPIYNIENIQVPSIGKNPKNIFFLTADAFGVLPPISKLTPSQAAYHFISGYTAKVAGTEAGVVEPVPNFSACFGAPFMPLHPAKYAEMLSEKMKDAGVNVWLVNTGWTGGPYGVGTRMKLKYTRAMINAVLNGDLGLYCYDKYHIHSVFGVAQPRECPGVPTSVLSPRATWNDDKAYYTTAFKLTNAFRENFKKFESFASEEIRRGGPQRYAF; encoded by the coding sequence ATGGATTCATCTACTTCATCTACGAAATCGATTTCGTTAAAACAGTATGGTTTAATAAACAGTAATATCCATTATCAATTACCACCTACCAAGTTGCACCAGATTAGCATTGAGAAGGGAATGGGTGTTGCCTCATCTACAGGTGCACTTGCTATAAATACCGGGGAATTTACCGGAAGATCTCCACTAGATAGATTTATAGTTAGGGATCAAATAACCGAGGATAAGGTTTGGTGGGGCAATGTAAATATTCCTTTTGCTAGCGATAATTTTGATGCCCTTTATGATAAGGTGATAAACTATCTTGATGAGAAAGAACTCTATGTTAGGGATTGTTTTGCCTGTGCAGACGAGGACTATAAAATGAACATTAGGGTGATTAACGAATATCCTTGGTCCAATATGTTTGCCTATAATATGTTTTTGAGGCCAACTGCGGAAGAATTGGTTGGTTTTGAGGCCGAATGGACGGTAATCAACGCCCCGGGTTTTATGGCCGATAGCGCTACTGATGGAACAAGGCAACACAATTTTGCAATCTTAAATTTTAGTAGAAAAATTGCCCTTATCGGAGGTACTGGATATACGGGTGAAATAAAAAAGGGGATATTTTCTGCCCTAAATTTTATTCTTCCGGTGTATAAAAATTGTCTTCCAATGCACTGCTCCTCCAATGTTGGGGAAGACGGGGATACAGCTATCTTTTTTGGACTTTCTGGTACCGGAAAAACTACTTTGTCTGCTGATCCGAATAGAAAATTGATTGGGGATGATGAGCATGGTTGGACCAAGGACAACACGGTATTTAATTTTGAGGGCGGATGTTATGCGAAGGTAATCCACCTCTGTGAAGATAATGAGCCTGAAATTTTTGGTGCCATTAAAAAAGGAGCGCTTTTGGAAAATGTGATTTTGGATGCCAATGGGGTAGTGGACTATGAAGATACCTCCATAACACAGAATACAAGGGTAAGCTATCCAATTTACAATATAGAAAACATACAGGTGCCCTCTATAGGCAAAAATCCAAAGAATATATTTTTCTTAACAGCCGATGCCTTTGGGGTACTACCTCCAATCTCTAAACTTACCCCTAGTCAGGCAGCGTACCATTTTATTTCTGGATATACGGCTAAAGTGGCCGGAACCGAAGCAGGGGTAGTGGAGCCAGTGCCTAATTTTTCCGCTTGTTTTGGGGCGCCGTTTATGCCATTGCATCCAGCGAAATACGCTGAGATGTTGAGTGAGAAAATGAAAGATGCCGGAGTAAATGTTTGGTTGGTGAATACTGGATGGACAGGAGGGCCCTACGGTGTGGGAACACGAATGAAACTAAAATACACACGGGCAATGATTAATGCTGTGCTCAACGGTGATTTGGGATTGTACTGCTATGACAAATACCATATCCATTCCGTATTTGGTGTGGCGCAACCTAGGGAGTGTCCAGGTGTACCCACTAGTGTCTTAAGTCCGAGGGCCACGTGGAACGATGATAAGGCTTACTATACAACGGCTTTTAAACTTACCAATGCCTTTAGAGAGAATTTTAAGAAGTTCGAATCTTTTGCCAGTGAGGAAATAAGACGTGGAGGACCACAACGTTACGCGTTCTAA
- a CDS encoding uroporphyrinogen-III synthase, translating into MKVKTILVSQPEPKMENSPYSKIIEKEKVKVDFRPFIHVEGVDAKMVRQQKIDLNNFTAIILTSRNAVDHFFRIADEMRFKVPDSMKYFCQSEAVAYYLQKYVVYRKRKIYVGKMNLPDLSVLLKKYKDEKFLLPSSDVLKPIVPETLTNLGLNWTRGIFYKTVISDLSDLRDVYYDVLVFFSPSGIESLLKNFPDFDQKGTRIAVFGNSTVKAATDAGLRIDIQAPTPETPSMTMALQKYITTVNKR; encoded by the coding sequence ATGAAAGTAAAAACGATATTGGTTTCTCAGCCAGAACCTAAAATGGAGAACTCTCCATATTCCAAAATCATAGAAAAGGAAAAAGTAAAAGTTGACTTTAGGCCCTTTATTCATGTAGAGGGGGTTGACGCCAAAATGGTTAGGCAGCAAAAAATTGATCTTAATAATTTTACAGCCATTATCCTTACCAGCAGAAATGCTGTGGATCACTTTTTTAGGATTGCCGATGAAATGAGGTTTAAGGTGCCAGATTCTATGAAATACTTCTGTCAGTCTGAAGCCGTGGCTTATTACCTGCAAAAGTATGTGGTATATAGGAAGCGTAAAATTTACGTAGGCAAAATGAATCTTCCTGATTTAAGTGTGTTGTTAAAGAAGTACAAGGACGAGAAATTCCTTTTACCATCTTCTGATGTACTAAAACCAATAGTTCCTGAAACTTTAACCAATTTAGGACTAAACTGGACCAGAGGGATCTTTTACAAAACCGTTATCAGCGATCTTTCCGATTTAAGGGATGTATACTACGATGTATTGGTATTCTTTAGTCCTTCCGGGATAGAATCGCTATTGAAGAATTTCCCTGATTTTGATCAGAAAGGCACTAGAATTGCCGTATTCGGGAATTCAACGGTAAAAGCGGCCACTGATGCAGGTTTAAGGATAGATATTCAAGCTCCTACGCCAGAGACTCCATCCATGACCATGGCACTTCAAAAGTACATTACCACTGTAAACAAAAGATAA
- a CDS encoding DUF4271 domain-containing protein, which yields MEAILRNPTTADWITLILFSSILFMVLAKNLFYSRFLNFIILPFNNKYIFMYNKKDKLFNWFNIFITGFQILNLSLFLFFINEVFFTPVEKHAVETYGAILLGLIVFLMLKLFFQLSNGFIFNSKSTISEIVFKKLSYLNYSGIIMLLANLALNFIFPGSKTVVFTSILLILLINIMGWATALRNHQNFIASNFMYFILYLCALEIAPIILIGSYLLERSL from the coding sequence ATGGAAGCCATACTAAGAAACCCCACTACCGCAGATTGGATCACTTTGATCCTATTCTCCAGCATACTTTTTATGGTACTTGCCAAAAATTTATTTTACAGCAGGTTTCTCAATTTTATTATTCTGCCTTTTAACAACAAGTACATTTTTATGTACAACAAAAAAGACAAGCTTTTTAATTGGTTCAATATTTTTATCACTGGTTTCCAAATACTTAATTTGTCACTTTTTCTATTTTTTATAAACGAGGTTTTTTTCACTCCCGTGGAAAAGCATGCAGTAGAAACTTATGGGGCCATACTCCTTGGTCTGATCGTTTTTCTTATGTTAAAGCTGTTTTTCCAACTGAGCAACGGTTTTATCTTCAATTCCAAGTCCACCATTTCCGAAATAGTCTTTAAAAAACTCTCTTATTTAAATTATAGCGGCATTATAATGCTTTTGGCCAATCTTGCCTTGAATTTTATATTCCCAGGTTCTAAAACCGTGGTTTTCACAAGTATTCTATTGATTCTCTTGATTAATATTATGGGGTGGGCTACCGCCCTGAGAAATCATCAAAATTTCATTGCCAGTAATTTTATGTATTTTATTTTGTATCTTTGCGCTTTAGAAATAGCACCAATAATTTTAATTGGCAGCTATTTGTTAGAACGAAGCCTATGA
- a CDS encoding glycosyltransferase family 39 protein — protein MLQKIPKILLVFIALTFVLNIVQSATTELLLDEAYYWYYAQNLAWGYFDHPPMVAWMTWLGSAIFPGELGVRFLSCILYSLNLVFLWQLINHPKKETYTLHFCVLVLAVTLMHAYGFLSLPDTYLLFFVTLFLLAYKHFIKKNTLLNSMLLGLLMAAMMYSKYHGVLVIIFVLFSNTQLIFNKYAWFSVAIALICYVPHLIWMFNHNFISLGYHLSDRPNSPYNFVNFTLGYILNLMALFGLIFPLVYYALLKTKIKELFTKALVYLTYGFIIFFFISSFNRKVQAQWLVAICIPLLLISFNYLMDHPKHRRWIFGLGLANIAILLFLRVWLVTGSVLPIPFETHFNKKWVSFIQKHVGNMPVVFDNSYGNAAIYAFYTGNKSYSLNNTQYRLNQYSIDNSEEAVQHRRILYVSRYLNKGDLQFIGAKGEEYRAKYMDDFESYRKLQCIIPEKSISLKDSAAVILKVYNPYLEDIDLKKLRFGVSFLNRYKRVTEITFIDVKPENPSVLQLKQEDTTYFKINIPKPKTEGTAYLRMGISENGLYLGYNGKNIMLE, from the coding sequence ATGCTACAAAAAATACCTAAAATTCTCCTAGTATTTATAGCGTTGACCTTTGTGCTGAATATAGTACAGAGTGCAACTACGGAGTTGTTATTGGATGAAGCCTACTATTGGTACTACGCCCAAAATTTAGCCTGGGGCTATTTTGACCATCCCCCGATGGTGGCATGGATGACCTGGCTGGGGAGTGCTATTTTTCCCGGAGAACTAGGGGTACGGTTCCTAAGCTGTATCCTATACTCCTTAAACCTTGTATTTCTTTGGCAGTTGATAAACCATCCAAAAAAGGAAACCTATACGCTTCATTTCTGCGTTCTTGTTTTGGCCGTTACTCTGATGCATGCCTATGGTTTCCTTAGCTTGCCAGACACTTATCTGCTGTTTTTTGTCACCCTATTTTTATTGGCCTATAAGCATTTTATAAAAAAAAATACGCTTTTAAATTCCATGCTTTTAGGCCTATTGATGGCTGCCATGATGTACAGCAAGTACCATGGCGTATTGGTTATTATTTTTGTCTTGTTTTCAAATACACAACTGATATTTAATAAATATGCCTGGTTTTCCGTAGCAATTGCACTTATTTGTTACGTTCCACATTTGATATGGATGTTTAACCACAACTTTATAAGTCTTGGTTATCACCTTTCCGATAGACCGAACAGTCCATATAATTTTGTGAATTTCACCCTTGGATATATCTTAAACTTGATGGCACTCTTCGGATTAATTTTTCCATTAGTATACTATGCACTTCTAAAGACTAAGATTAAGGAGCTGTTTACAAAGGCATTAGTGTATTTGACCTATGGATTTATTATTTTCTTTTTTATTAGTAGTTTTAATAGAAAAGTACAAGCCCAATGGCTGGTGGCCATCTGCATTCCGCTACTATTAATCAGCTTTAATTACCTGATGGACCACCCCAAGCACAGGCGGTGGATTTTCGGTTTGGGATTGGCAAATATTGCTATTTTGCTTTTTTTAAGGGTATGGTTGGTTACTGGATCCGTTCTACCTATTCCATTTGAAACACATTTTAATAAAAAATGGGTGAGTTTTATACAAAAACATGTTGGGAACATGCCTGTGGTCTTTGATAATTCTTATGGAAATGCGGCTATTTACGCCTTTTATACCGGCAATAAATCCTATTCCCTTAACAATACCCAATACCGACTAAACCAATATTCCATAGACAATTCGGAAGAAGCGGTACAACATAGGCGCATATTGTACGTTTCTAGATATTTAAATAAGGGAGACCTCCAATTTATTGGCGCAAAGGGGGAGGAGTACCGGGCAAAGTATATGGATGATTTTGAATCTTATAGAAAACTGCAGTGTATAATCCCCGAAAAATCTATCTCTTTAAAAGATAGTGCCGCAGTTATTTTAAAGGTATATAACCCCTATCTGGAGGATATAGACCTAAAAAAGCTTAGGTTTGGGGTTAGTTTTTTAAATCGATACAAGCGGGTAACGGAAATCACATTTATCGATGTTAAGCCAGAAAACCCTAGTGTGTTACAACTTAAACAGGAAGACACCACCTACTTTAAAATAAATATACCGAAACCAAAAACAGAAGGTACTGCCTACCTAAGAATGGGAATTTCTGAAAATGGGCTATATTTAGGATATAACGGTAAAAACATAATGCTGGAATAA
- a CDS encoding polyprenol monophosphomannose synthase yields MADSLVIIPTFNEIENIELIIHAVFALEKDFSILIVDDNSPDGTAEAVRSLQGKFENRLFLEVRQEKFGLGTAYIHGFKWAIERKFDYIFEMDADFSHAPTDLIKLYQGCLDGADVAIGSRYKKGINVVNWPLHRILLSYGASFYVKLITGMRVHDPTAGFVCYKRKVLETIDLDSVKFIGYAFQIEMKFRAYLQKYKLVEVPIIFTDRIRGKSKMSTSIVGEAVFGVLQMKIRSLFRKNKF; encoded by the coding sequence ATGGCGGATAGCTTAGTCATTATTCCTACCTTCAATGAAATTGAGAACATTGAGCTTATTATTCACGCGGTCTTTGCATTGGAGAAGGATTTCAGCATTCTTATCGTTGACGATAATTCTCCAGATGGAACCGCTGAGGCGGTAAGGTCATTACAGGGGAAATTTGAAAATCGCCTATTTTTAGAGGTGAGACAGGAGAAATTTGGGTTGGGAACAGCCTATATCCATGGATTTAAATGGGCCATTGAAAGAAAATTCGACTATATTTTTGAAATGGATGCCGATTTTTCACATGCTCCCACCGATCTAATAAAACTGTATCAAGGATGTTTAGACGGGGCAGATGTGGCCATAGGTTCTAGGTACAAAAAAGGGATCAATGTTGTTAATTGGCCTTTGCACAGGATTCTTTTATCTTATGGGGCATCGTTTTATGTAAAGTTGATTACCGGGATGAGGGTGCACGACCCAACAGCAGGCTTTGTCTGCTATAAAAGAAAAGTTTTGGAAACCATTGATCTGGATTCGGTTAAATTTATTGGATACGCATTTCAAATAGAAATGAAATTTAGGGCCTATCTTCAAAAATACAAGCTTGTAGAAGTACCTATAATTTTCACCGATAGGATCCGTGGTAAATCAAAAATGAGTACATCCATAGTTGGAGAGGCCGTATTTGGCGTACTTCAAATGAAAATTAGGAGCTTGTTTCGAAAAAATAAATTTTAA
- a CDS encoding dihydroorotase: MGKTILKNATIVNEGQIFTGDILLENNKIQKIDNHIASIGAKEINVEGKYVLPGVIDDQVHFREPGLTHKGNIATESRAAVAGGITTFMEQPNTNPQTTTIAALEDKFEIARQSAFANYSFLFGGTNDNLEELKKLDKNACSGVKLFLGSSTGNMLVDNEEVIEKIFRNTEMVISTHCEDESTIRKNMAFYKERYGEDIPMKYHSMIRSAEACYLSSSKAVALAKKTGARLHIFHVSTGKETGLFRNDIPLEQKKITSEVCIHHLWFSEEDYETKGTLIKWNPAVKTAADRDQLWEALLDDRIDVIATDHAPHTLEEKNNLYTVAPSGGPLVQHALPAMLENYHSGKISLEKLVEKMCHNPAKLFQVEKRGYVKEGYFADLVVVDLNDPWKVTKDNIAYKCGWSPFEGNSFRSKISHTFVNGHLAYENGLFSKERNAMRLTFNR, encoded by the coding sequence ATGGGCAAAACGATACTAAAGAACGCTACCATTGTTAATGAAGGCCAAATCTTTACCGGGGACATCTTATTGGAAAATAATAAGATCCAAAAGATTGATAACCATATAGCTTCCATTGGAGCTAAGGAGATTAATGTGGAAGGAAAATATGTTTTGCCAGGAGTTATAGATGACCAGGTGCATTTTAGGGAACCTGGACTTACCCATAAAGGGAACATTGCCACGGAAAGCAGGGCAGCTGTCGCTGGAGGGATCACTACATTCATGGAACAGCCCAATACCAATCCGCAGACCACTACGATTGCAGCCTTGGAAGACAAATTTGAGATTGCCAGACAATCGGCTTTTGCCAATTATTCCTTCCTGTTTGGGGGAACCAATGATAATCTGGAAGAACTTAAAAAATTGGACAAAAATGCCTGTTCAGGGGTCAAGCTTTTTTTAGGCTCATCTACCGGAAATATGTTGGTAGACAACGAAGAGGTCATCGAAAAAATATTTAGGAATACCGAGATGGTGATTTCCACACATTGTGAGGATGAATCCACGATACGAAAAAATATGGCGTTCTATAAAGAGCGTTACGGGGAAGATATTCCTATGAAATACCACTCTATGATAAGGAGCGCGGAAGCCTGCTACCTGTCGTCGTCCAAAGCCGTTGCTCTAGCGAAAAAAACTGGAGCCCGACTCCATATTTTTCATGTTTCCACAGGGAAGGAGACAGGGCTTTTTAGGAATGACATTCCCCTAGAACAAAAGAAAATAACCTCGGAGGTCTGTATTCACCACCTCTGGTTTTCCGAGGAGGATTATGAAACCAAAGGGACGCTAATTAAATGGAACCCTGCCGTGAAGACCGCCGCTGATCGTGACCAGCTATGGGAGGCATTGTTAGATGATCGTATAGACGTAATCGCAACTGACCACGCTCCTCATACCCTAGAAGAGAAAAACAATTTGTATACCGTAGCCCCGTCTGGAGGGCCGTTGGTGCAACACGCCTTGCCCGCTATGCTAGAAAACTATCATTCCGGAAAAATAAGCTTAGAGAAGCTAGTGGAAAAAATGTGCCATAATCCCGCAAAGTTGTTTCAGGTAGAGAAACGGGGATATGTTAAGGAAGGGTATTTTGCAGACCTAGTAGTGGTAGATCTAAACGATCCATGGAAAGTGACCAAGGACAATATCGCCTATAAGTGCGGTTGGTCTCCCTTTGAAGGGAATTCTTTCCGTTCAAAAATAAGTCACACTTTTGTAAATGGCCATTTGGCCTATGAAAATGGATTGTTTTCCAAGGAAAGAAACGCAATGAGGTTAACCTTTAATAGATAG
- a CDS encoding DUF4296 domain-containing protein produces MVKYLLALFLLFLVACNEEVVKKPNNLIPQEEMVSILYDISLLNAGRSINQNILNEYEIEPMGYIYKKYAIDSLQLVTSDAFYASLPTVYETIYTEVKVKLESEEEFLKAKQEEATEKAAEKAKELLKAKSIKSKDSLL; encoded by the coding sequence ATGGTAAAATACCTGCTAGCCCTATTTCTTTTATTCTTAGTAGCCTGCAATGAGGAAGTGGTGAAAAAGCCAAACAACCTTATTCCACAGGAGGAGATGGTTTCTATTCTGTACGATATCTCTTTGTTGAATGCCGGCCGATCCATCAATCAAAATATTTTAAATGAATACGAGATAGAGCCCATGGGTTATATCTATAAAAAATATGCTATTGATAGTCTTCAATTGGTAACTAGCGATGCTTTTTATGCATCCCTACCAACGGTTTATGAGACTATATATACCGAAGTGAAGGTGAAATTGGAAAGTGAAGAGGAGTTCCTGAAAGCCAAACAGGAAGAAGCTACCGAGAAAGCAGCAGAAAAAGCCAAGGAATTACTAAAGGCAAAATCAATAAAGTCTAAGGATTCTCTTCTATAA
- a CDS encoding NAD-dependent epimerase/dehydratase family protein — protein MILVTGGTGLVGAHLLLHLLQLGKEVKATYRTTSNLKEVEKVFSYYSEASNSLFKKINWVEADLNDIPALEIAFQNVTQVYHCAALISFNPSDYELLRTVNVEGTKNIVNLCIAHQIKKLCYVSSIAAIGRTLDEQAATEETDWTTHHANVYALSKMDAELEVWRGSQENLPVVIVNPGVIIGPGFWDTGTGLLFQNAYKARKFYPPGGTAFVAVQDVVSLMTQLMDAAVKNEKFIAVAENLSYKEILDRLTKAFNRSGPKIQLKFWQLELFWRLDWLAVLLTNRDRRLTKNSVRSLRKTQRFNNSKSKEFLGRSYESLENIITLSCAKFIEENP, from the coding sequence ATGATTTTAGTCACAGGAGGTACGGGTTTGGTGGGAGCACATCTTCTCTTGCACTTATTGCAATTGGGCAAGGAAGTAAAAGCCACGTATAGAACAACCAGCAATTTAAAGGAAGTAGAGAAAGTTTTTAGCTACTATAGTGAGGCATCTAACTCCTTATTTAAAAAAATTAATTGGGTAGAGGCTGATCTTAACGATATTCCTGCTTTGGAAATAGCGTTTCAAAACGTTACCCAAGTATACCATTGTGCCGCCCTAATTTCATTTAATCCCAGCGACTATGAACTACTGAGGACCGTTAATGTAGAAGGAACCAAAAACATTGTAAATCTTTGTATAGCGCACCAAATAAAAAAATTGTGCTATGTAAGCTCCATAGCAGCTATAGGGAGAACGCTAGACGAGCAGGCCGCCACAGAGGAAACGGATTGGACCACTCACCACGCCAATGTATACGCGCTGTCCAAAATGGATGCCGAACTTGAGGTCTGGCGTGGGTCACAGGAAAATCTGCCGGTGGTAATCGTTAATCCAGGGGTTATTATAGGACCTGGCTTTTGGGATACTGGTACCGGACTCCTTTTTCAAAACGCTTATAAAGCAAGAAAATTCTATCCTCCAGGAGGCACTGCCTTTGTTGCAGTGCAGGATGTGGTTTCCTTAATGACCCAATTGATGGATGCTGCCGTTAAGAACGAAAAATTCATTGCCGTTGCGGAAAATCTAAGTTATAAGGAAATTTTAGATCGGCTAACCAAGGCCTTTAACAGATCAGGCCCTAAAATTCAGCTTAAATTTTGGCAATTGGAACTATTTTGGAGATTGGATTGGTTGGCAGTCCTGTTGACTAACCGAGACCGGAGGCTCACCAAAAATTCGGTTCGTTCCTTACGAAAAACACAGCGGTTCAATAACAGTAAATCCAAAGAGTTCCTAGGGCGTTCCTATGAATCTTTGGAGAATATCATTACCCTTTCCTGCGCCAAGTTTATAGAAGAGAATCCTTAG
- the tyrS gene encoding tyrosine--tRNA ligase → MTSNFVEELRWRGMLHDVMPGTEEHLLSGMQSAYVGIDPTADSLHIGHLVGVMMLRHFQLAGHKPYALIGGATGMIGDPSGKSSERNLLDEATLAHNQAGIKGQLARFLDFNSGKDNSAILVNNYDWMKDFSFLEFIRDVGKHITVNYMMAKDSVKKRLTAEASEGLSFTEFTYQLVQGYDFLHLYRTHNCTLQMGGSDQWGNITTGAELVRRIDGGKGYALTCPLITKADGTKFGKSEGGNIWLDSERTSPYKFYQYWLNTSDEDAEKYIKIFTFLSKDEIIDLVNTHKEAPHLRVLQRRLADEITVMVHSQDDLDNAIQASNILFGKSTSEDLKKLNEKIFLDVFEGVPQAEVAREDIENGLDMIGALAAKTNFLGSNGEARRELKQNSISVNQEKVKEDYTITTVDLINNKFVLLQRGKKNYFVLVVQ, encoded by the coding sequence ATGACTTCAAATTTTGTAGAAGAACTAAGATGGAGGGGTATGTTGCACGACGTGATGCCCGGAACAGAGGAACATTTATTAAGTGGTATGCAGTCTGCCTATGTAGGAATAGACCCTACAGCAGATTCACTTCATATCGGGCACTTGGTAGGGGTGATGATGCTGCGGCATTTTCAATTGGCAGGACATAAACCCTATGCTCTGATTGGTGGAGCCACAGGGATGATCGGTGATCCTTCCGGGAAATCTTCAGAACGTAATTTGCTAGATGAAGCTACTTTGGCACATAACCAAGCAGGGATAAAAGGCCAACTTGCTCGCTTCTTAGACTTTAATAGTGGTAAGGATAATAGTGCGATCTTGGTTAATAATTACGACTGGATGAAGGATTTTTCCTTTTTAGAATTTATCCGTGATGTAGGTAAGCATATTACCGTGAATTATATGATGGCCAAGGATTCAGTTAAAAAAAGATTGACGGCTGAGGCAAGTGAAGGATTATCCTTTACCGAATTCACTTATCAATTGGTGCAGGGATACGATTTTCTACACCTATATAGAACCCATAATTGCACACTTCAAATGGGAGGTAGTGATCAATGGGGGAATATTACCACTGGTGCCGAACTTGTTCGTAGGATCGACGGCGGTAAAGGGTACGCCCTTACTTGCCCTTTGATCACAAAGGCCGATGGCACCAAATTTGGAAAATCTGAGGGTGGTAATATTTGGTTGGATTCCGAAAGGACATCACCCTATAAATTCTACCAGTATTGGTTGAATACTTCGGATGAGGACGCTGAAAAATATATCAAAATATTCACCTTTTTAAGCAAGGATGAAATAATCGATTTGGTAAATACTCATAAGGAAGCACCACATCTAAGGGTGTTACAGAGGCGATTGGCAGATGAAATTACCGTAATGGTGCATTCCCAAGACGATTTGGACAATGCCATACAGGCTAGTAATATTCTTTTTGGGAAATCGACTTCCGAAGATCTTAAGAAATTGAACGAAAAAATATTTTTGGATGTTTTTGAAGGCGTACCACAAGCTGAGGTTGCTAGGGAAGATATTGAAAATGGTCTTGATATGATCGGAGCCCTAGCTGCTAAAACAAACTTTTTGGGATCTAATGGAGAGGCTAGACGGGAATTAAAACAAAATTCGATTTCCGTGAACCAAGAAAAAGTAAAGGAAGATTATACCATAACTACTGTAGACCTGATCAATAATAAGTTTGTACTGTTACAACGTGGGAAAAAGAATTATTTTGTTCTTGTAGTGCAATAG
- a CDS encoding acyl transferase — protein MNWNKPYTNIFSIDSDKEFNALALETFGSQYHHNPLYREFCQHLGRNESNVKRIEDIPFLPISFFKSHKVICGTFQPEIIFTSSGTTGSEVSQHFVKDISIYEQSYLTAFEKFYGAINDHCILALLPSYLEREGSSLIYMADDLIIKSKHPDSGFYLDDLEHLQRTLLKLEKSNTKILLLGVSFALLDMAEKYNLQLKNTVIMETGGMKGRKKEMIREELHQVLKTGFGVPHIHSEYGMTELLSQAYSHGNGIFYSPKWMKVLTRETEDPLSIQEPGKSGGINIIDLANVHSCAFIATQDLGKVHPDGSFEILGRFDHSDVRGCNLMVL, from the coding sequence GTGAATTGGAACAAGCCCTATACAAATATATTTAGCATTGATAGTGATAAAGAGTTTAATGCCTTAGCGTTAGAAACTTTTGGGTCACAATATCATCACAATCCGTTATATCGCGAATTTTGCCAGCATTTGGGAAGGAACGAATCCAATGTTAAACGCATAGAAGACATCCCTTTTCTTCCTATTTCCTTTTTTAAATCTCATAAAGTAATCTGTGGCACATTTCAGCCTGAGATTATTTTCACGAGTAGTGGCACAACGGGCAGTGAGGTTAGCCAGCACTTTGTAAAGGATATTTCCATATACGAACAAAGTTACCTAACCGCATTTGAAAAATTTTATGGCGCCATAAACGACCATTGCATCTTGGCCTTACTCCCTTCCTATTTAGAACGCGAAGGATCTTCTTTAATTTATATGGCCGATGACCTGATAATAAAGAGCAAGCATCCCGATAGTGGTTTTTACTTGGATGACTTGGAACATCTACAAAGGACGCTACTAAAATTGGAGAAAAGCAATACCAAAATACTACTCTTAGGGGTTTCCTTTGCCCTGTTAGACATGGCGGAAAAATATAATTTACAGCTAAAAAATACGGTAATCATGGAAACCGGCGGAATGAAAGGCCGGAAAAAGGAAATGATTCGAGAAGAACTACACCAGGTGTTAAAAACCGGATTTGGGGTGCCCCATATTCACTCAGAATACGGGATGACAGAACTGTTATCCCAAGCGTATTCCCATGGAAACGGCATTTTTTATTCTCCAAAATGGATGAAAGTATTAACTAGGGAAACGGAGGACCCCTTATCTATACAAGAACCTGGAAAATCTGGGGGAATAAATATTATTGACCTTGCCAATGTACATTCTTGTGCGTTTATAGCCACCCAGGACCTTGGCAAAGTACATCCAGATGGAAGTTTTGAGATATTGGGACGTTTTGATCATTCGGACGTCCGAGGCTGTAATTTAATGGTCCTATAG